Genomic DNA from Comamonas resistens:
CAATCCTGCCCGACATCGCATGAATTCAATGTTTGAAACTTCAAAGCCAATGACTGCGCCACATGTGTGGGATGTTGGGGCTCTATGCCACGCCATTGGTGATGCTTTGCAGGCACGATTCAACCCCGTGGCGGTGCGTGGGGAACTCAGTGGTTTTTCGCGCGCAGCCAGCGGGCATTGTTATTTCAACCTCAAGGACGCCAGCGGCCAGATTCGCTGCGCCATGTTCCGCCGTGCAGCCGAGCATGTGGGTTTCTCGCCACGCGATGGCGAACTGGTCGAGGTGCGTGGGCGCTTGGGCATCTATGAGCAGCGCGGCGATCTGCAACTGGTGGTTGAGACCATGCAGCGCGCGGGTCAGGGCGCGCTGTTCGAGCAGTTTCTGCGTCTCAAGGCTCAGCTGGAGGCCGAGGGTCTGTTCGATGCAGGGCGCAAGCGCAGTCTGCCGCCGCTGCCGCGCGGCATCGGCGTGGTGACTTCGCTGGGTGCGGCGGCTTTGCATGACGTGATCACGGCCCTGCGCCGCCGCGTGCCGCATATTCCCGTGGTCATTGTTCCGGCCCTGGTGCAAGGTGCGCAGGCGCCGCAGTCGCTGGTGCAAGCGCTATCAAAGATGTATCGTTTGGCGCAGGCTGGGCAAGCGCTGGACGGTGATTTGGCTCAAAAAGCGGGCCAACCCCTCATCGACACCATCCTGCTGGTGCGTGGCGGTGGCTCGCTGGAAGACCTCTGGGCTTTCAACGACGAGCAACTGGCGCGCACCATTGTGCAAAGCCCCGTGCCGCTGGTCAGCGGCGTGGGTCACGAAACCGACTTCACCATCGCCGATTTTTGCGCCGACCTGCGCGCGCCCACCCCCACGGCTGCGGCCGAACTGGTGGCGCAGCCGCGCGAAGTCTGGCTGGGAGCTCTGGGGCTGATGCAGGACCGGCTGGACAACGCGGTGCAGCGCATGCTGGATCGCCAGGCCCAGCGCCTGGATCTGGCTGGACAGCGCCTGGGCAGGCCCAGCCAGCAACTGGCACGCGAGCAGTTGCAGCTCTCGCGCCATGCCCAGCGCCTGCGTCATGCCATGCTCATCAAACTGCAGCATAAAGCGCAGAACCAGCAAGCGCTGGAGGCCAATTTGCCACAAATTCTGCAGCGCAGTCTGGAGCGGCAAAAGCAGCAATTGGAGCGCATGGACCTGCGTCTGCAGTTGCTGGACCCGCGGCTGGTGCTGCAGCGCGGCTATGCCTTGCTGACGGACGACGGCGGCAAGCCCGTGACCCAGGTGGCGCAGGCGCCGGCCGGCAGTGCGCTCAAGGCGCAGCTATCCGATGGCTCGCTGGATCTGGTCGTGACCCCGCCGCGCCTGCTATAGGGCTGCAGGTATCGGTGAGGTGGCTGGAGCCGGTAAACCCCTTGGTGCAGCGCAGCTTCTACATCAGTTCTCTTTTGCCAAAGAGGCGCCCAATGCTGGCAACCCCCATAGGCATAGGCTGCAGGTGGTGAGCGAATGCTTTGGCTGCGTCACGCAATAGTCTTGTTGAACGGCGACCATGGGCTTATTTGTTCCTACAATGGCCCGGTTGGTGCAATACTTGACGGCTGTAGTACAGCAATATGCCCGCCGCACCAGCGGGTGCTCAAGCAGACACCACGGCTTTATCGCCCGCGGCTTCGCCTCTTGTCGATGCGATGCCGGACCACAATTTCAACCACGAGGAAAACCATCATGGAACGCACTCTGCCACCACTGCCTTATGCCATCGACGCCCTGGCTCCTGCCTACAGCCAGGAAACTCTGGAGTACCACCACGGCAAGCACCACAACGCTTATGTGGTCAAGCTCAACGAGCTGCAAGTGGGTACCGAGTTTGAAAACATGGAGCTGGAAGAAGTCATCAAGAAGTCTTCCGGTGGTATCTACAACCAGGCCGCCCAGATCTGGAACCACACTTTCTTCTGGAACTGCATGACCCCCAATGGCGGTGCAGAACCTACGGGCGCCCTGGCTGATGCCATCAACAAGAAGTGGGGCTCCTACGCCGAGTTCAAGAAGGCCTTCGTGGCTTCCGCCGTAGGCAACTTCGGCTCCGGCTGGACCTGGCTGGTGAAGAAGGCTGACGGCTCCGTCGACATCGTCAACATGGGCGCCGCAGGCACTCCCCTGACCACCGGCGACAAGGCGCTGCTGACCGTGGACGTCTGGGAACATGCCTACTACATCGACTACCGCAACGCACGTCCCAAGTTTGTCGAAACCTTCTTCGACAAGCTGGTGAACTGGAAGTTTGCTGAAGCCAACTTCGCTTAATTGCTGGTTGGCAGGCAGCGGCTGTTGGACGGCCGCAGTCTGCCCGCACGAAAAGGCTCGCTCATGCGGGCCTTTTGTCATTTATAGGGCTGCGATTTCTGCATGCCATGGTTCCAGTGTTGGCGTTTACCACTTGCCTACCGGCACGTAAGCGATCACCAAGTTTGACCAATCGCTGACGAGCCCGGGCCTTCGCACCTGGTGCGCAGGCTGTTTTCATTGACCGAAGGCTCAGGCTTTCGATATGGTGCTCCCTTTTGTCCAGGTTTCGAGATAAAGAGGGAGAGCTTTTGATGCAGCGCCGGATGAAGGTTGCGGAGTCCGTCCGCAGCGCACAGACATTGCCCGCCAAACGTATCGGACTGGTGTGCGCCACCACCTTGCTGCTGGGCGCTTGCACTGGTGTGCCGGCGGGCAAGGCTGGCCAGGCCAGTGATGCGAATCTGCAGGTCTCGGCCCTGGAGGCCCAAGGGCCGCTGCAACTGCCCTTTGACAGCGCCTATCGCTGGCTCAACTTTCCCATGTATCACAACGATAGGGCGCATGCCGTGGACCTGGGCGCCTTGCGCTGGCGGACAGATACCCTGCTGCAGACGGCGAGTCGCTACCCGCTGCATGGTGGCGAATCCTGGCCCAGGGAACTGTATGACCGCGCCTGGTATGTGTATGCCAAACGCCTGGTCGATTGCCAGACCGGCCACGATGCAGAGATCAGCGAAGCACTGCTGGATCGCAATGGCGAGGTGTTGCTGGAGCGTCCCGCCAAGTCGACTCCCCGCATGATAACTGACAGGCGTGAGGGCGCCAATCGCTGGCTGGGCAGCTCGGAAATAGGGCTGGCCTGCCTGGCTGCGGGCGACCCTAAGCTACTTGATCAGCGCCGTGAAGCCGCGCGCAAGCCTGCACCCAGGCTCAGCCATTTGCCCATCTCGGCGCAACTGCAGGACGATGCCGGGTTGCTGCGGACCAAGCTGAACTTCCAGATCGATCAGGCACAGCTGCAGGCGGTCAAGTCCCGGGGCGCATCGGCCATGCTGGCCGATATCGCACGCCAGCGTGTGCAGTGGCAGCGCGAGCTGCATGGCCCGGGGTCGGAGCCCGGGAATACCGTGGTGCCCTGGTCCGATGCTGCCACTCGCCAGGCAATGGAGGACAGAATCAATGCGCGCCATACCTTGCTGCCCTTCAAGGCATTGCCGAACGGTGAATACGAGCGCTGGGAAGATGTGCGCAGGCCCGAGCCCGTGCCCAAACCGCCAGAGGGGATGGATGCGCAAGCGTTGAGAGATGCCGAGGTCGTGGCACTGCGGCGCGGCAGCTGCCTGTCAGGCTCGGCGCTCAGCACGCAATACCGCTGGTATGGCTGGCGCAGCGGTGAACTGCTGGGCGAGCGCGCGGCAAGTTTCGATGAAAGCCTGGCCAGCATTCAGCCTGCAGATAACTTCTGTCAGCAGCTGAGGGCACTGGCTTCCAGCATGAATGAGGCACAGGACGAGGATTCCAGCGGAAATGGGTTTTTTGCCCAGGTGCAAAGCCAGATAGAGCCACTGATGAAAGCCGAGCAGACACCCGAGGTACGGGCCCGGATTCTGCTGACGCTGCGCAAGCTGCAGACCCTTGATGAGGTGCAGCAATGAACACAAGCCAAGTCATGCAAAAAGATATCAGGGGACAAGCCGCTCCAATTGAACTCGGGCGCCCGGTTGCCCATGCTGTACGCCAGTTGCTGGTGGGCCTCGCCGCAGGCAGCTTGCTGTACGTTGCTGCAGGCTCTGTTCAGGCGCAGGAAGAGATGGGTCAGAGCTGTCTGCGTCCCGTGCAGGGCACGGTGTCTGCCATGGAGGAAGTCTGCGCTTTCTCGGAAGGTCTGGCCGCTTTCAAGCTCAATGGCCTATGGGGCTATATGGACCGTGAGGGCAGGGTGCAGATTGCGCCGCAGTTCAAGCAGGCCAAGGCTTTCTCTCAAGGGCTGGCGCCGGTTTTGGAGGTCAAGGCCCGCAAGAGCGAGGATTGTGGTTGCGAGCAGGACGATGATGGGCGCTGGGGCTTTATCGACGCTCAGGGACAGTGGGCCATAGCGCCGCAGTTCCATGATGCCGCGCCTTTTTCCCAGGGGTTGGCTGTCGTGTCCTGGCCCGTCAAGGGCGGGATCGACATGGGGTTTATCGACAGCCAGGGGCGACCTGCCATGTCTGCACGCTTTTACCGTGCGAAGTCCTTTGTGGGTGACAGGGCGTTGGTCGAGCCCAGCGAAGGCGCGCAGGCTTTTGTCACACAAGGCGGCCAGCTCTTGGCTTTGCCCAAGCCGCCAGCCGGCCTGCCGTCCGACACGCGGGTGCATATCACCCAGGGCCGTGCGCAGCCGCAGCGCTGGCTGGCCGATCTGGAGGTGCCTGCGCGCTCCATCAGCAAGCAGGGCAAGGTGTTGCCCTTGACACGGCAGCAGCGTTTCGAGGATCCGGTTTCGCCCGAGGCGGCTGTCATCTCGGTCTTTCAGGATCAATGGCGCAAAGGTTTGATGCACGAAAGCGGTCGCTGGTTGCAGCCGCCGGAGTTCAGCCGTCTGGGCGATTTTGAAAATGGCGTGGGTATTGGCGTGCGCGAGGCCAAGGCCAAAGCAGTTGTTCAGTCTGCCCGGCCTGGGGGCACTGGCCATGCTCAGGCCATCACTCGGCCTGCGCCGCCTTCGGTGGGAGGCGGTGCTGGCGAGTATTTCCTGGTCAGTGCCGCAGGCCAGCTGCTGACGCCGGCCTACGCAGAAATCCGGCGTGAGCGCGGTTTTTTTGTCGCCAAGAGCGGTGCCGGCAGCGAAGTCTTGCTGCTTGGTGCGCGTGGAGAACGTCTGTCCACGTTGAACTGCCAGAAAGATAGTTACTACCCGGCGCGTGCATTGACTACGGGCGCGGGGGGCTGGAGTGTGGTCAACACCTGCGATGGCCAGCATTGGGTGCAGAGTCCCCAGGGGCGCAGCTGGTCTGGCACCGGTCAGGTGGAGAGCCTGCGCACGACTGCGGATATGGCGCTGCTGCGTTTCAAGGACGATGCCCAGCTCTTCAACCGTCAGGGCAAGGCGCTGTTGAGCGCCAGCATGCGTAGCCAGCTCAAGGGGCTGGAGCGAGTCTGGCTGACGGCGGATGAGCAGAATACTGCAGCCAAGGCCACGCGCCCGCTGGCGGTTTTTGCGACCTATGTCCGCGGCAAAGACGGCAGCAGCGAACATGCGCACTACGCACTGACTGCCACTGAGCGCTGGGTGCAACTGCCAGCCGCGCGCAGTGTCGAGTGGTACACCCCGCGTGATTCTCAGGAACATGCCCCACCCGTTGTGCTGCGCACGGACGAGGGCATGGGCGTGATTGATGCGCAAGGGCGCTGGCTGGTCAAGCCCGAACGCAACCGCAGCCTTTTCTCCATGGCCGGTGGTTGGGTAGGGCAGCGAGGAAAAGCATCCCAGCCTGATCTGCTGTGGAATGCGCGTGGTCAGCAAGTGGAGGTCAGTCCGGGCATGCGTGCCCATGCCGTGGCTATGGGCCTGAGCTGGCTGGAGCTGGAGGGGCGCTGGCAGCTGCTGGATGCGCAGCAGGCGCGTCTGCTGCCGCTCGATGGCCTGGATGGTGCGCAATTGCTGCAGGTAGCGGGCGGGCAAGTCATCATGAGCAAGCCTGCGCCGGGAGGTGAGGAAGATGAAGAAGGTGTGCAGGGGCGTGGCCTGCGCGCACTGTACTCGCCAACGGGGCAGCGCCTGTCGCCCTGGCTCCGGCTCGATTACCTTCAACCCATTCTGGACGACAAGAAGGTGCTGCATGGCTGGGTAGGATCGCGCTCCGACGAGGCAGCAGGCAGCTATTCCATGCTGCTCTCGGCTCAGGGCAAGCCGTTGACGCGCTGGCTGTCGCTGAAAATGCGGCCCGCCGAAAGCGAGGCCCTGGTGCTGTTTGGCAATGGAGACGGGCAGGGGGTGATGACGCCGCAAGGCAAGGTTCTGCTGCCTGCGCTGAACGGCCAGGTTTCCATGGCCAAGCATCACTGGATCAGCGCCAGTGAAGGTAAATGGAAAGGATTGCTTGACGATCAGGGCCGCTGGCTGGCGGTGGTTGCCGATAGCCGCGGGTTTGATGCCCTGGCCAATCACAACGTGGCGCGGCTGGGCAGTGCCTATGAAGGCGATGGAGCGCTGGATCTCAATGGCCGTCACACCCGTCTGGTGCAGGTCCCGGAGCTGGCGCTGGACGCAACGGCTTTGCCTCCCAAAAAATGGCAGGTTGCGCCCTCGCCGCTGCCGGCTGCAGAACAGCTGGCCGTGGATGATGGGTTGCCGCTGAACTGGTTTGTGCAGGGCTTCGGCAAAAACGCTTCGGTGAGAGACATGCAGGGCGTGCCAAGACTGCAGGCCGCTGCCGATAAGAGCTCGCTTCAGGTACTGCCCGGTTCCGTGGCGCGCCGTGTTGAAGTGCAGGGCGGTGACGATGAAAACGACAGTCGCCGGACCGAGCTGCTGGATGCCAAGGCCCGGCGCATTGCCATCTTTGACGACGCCAGCCTTTGGGCCAACGGCGAATCCCGTCTGAGCCTGCAAAGCCTGCAGCAGCTTCCGGCAGAGCATCCACTGGCTCGCCCGTTGCTCAGACGGCAAAAAGCCGGCGAGCAGGGCCACAACCAGGCTGCAGCCGGCAGTGAACCTGCACAGGAGCTGCAACTGAGCCTGGTTGACGAGCGCGATGGCCGGATTCTGGGCGGCCGCTTTGACGCATTGGGCCAGCTGCGTGAAGGCCGCGCACCTGTCAGTCATATGGGCAATCTGGGTGTGACGGATGCGCAGGGTGAACTGGTGGTGCAAAGCGCCTGGCGCTGCGGCACCACGGCCGTGCTGCTGGACAAGGCGGGAGAGATCCGCTGGCCGCCCGAGCTCAGCGGCAAGGCCGGGCAGGCTTGCGCCAAGCCTTGAGTTCAGAAAAGGGTTGAGGGTGTTTCCTTTGCCCTCCAAACGTTTTGATGACTGGCTGACCGGGACCATGCAAGCGGAGCCGCAAAAGCGCAACCAGCGATTGTGCAACTGGGATCTGGTCCCGGCGGCGCGCATCGCCGACCTACGCAAGGAGCATCTGCTGCCGCTGATGGTGGTGGTGGGCTCTGCCGAGAAAGAGCGGGCCAGCCGGGTGTTTTACGAAGAGGTCTTCATGGACTCGGCCTCGGTGTCCAGCTGGCGCCTGGGCTGAGCATGTTGTGAGAGCTGCATGAGTCAATCCTGGTCCAGCAGGCCAAGCAGAAATTCTTCGCGATCCTGGTCGATGCTGTCTGCTGCTGCCTGCAGATAGGCTTCAAAGCTGGGCGCGATCCACTGTATCTCGTCGGGGTCGTGCACATAGGCAATGACCTGCCCCGCAGTCCCTTCGGCGCCGGGATGTCTGTCGACCAGCAGCACGATGTCGCCATAGAAGCTGGCAAAAGGCAGCCAGCCTGCATGCCACCAGTGGCCGGTAAGTCGCTTGTCGGTGCTGGCCGGTCCGGCCAGATCCCACATGCGCTGGGCGCGCTTTGCCATGCTGCGAGCCTGAGCCAGGGCCTGCCTGGGTGTCAGAAATTCCAGTGCATCCACAAAGCCGGGGCGCTGAAACATGGGTTGTTCACCGTTGCTGCCCTCGGTCATGCGCCACAGCGCAGCCAGTGCCGGGTCCAGTGGGCCCAGGGCCATAGTCAGCTCAGCCAGATCGGCCTCGGTGGCAGATCGCTTGCGCTCAAACGGCAGGTGATATTCGGCATACACGGCCTGGAGGTGTTGCAGGTATTGCTCGGAGGTCATGCAGTTTCTCAAGAAAAAGTACCCGCCTGAAGCGGGTATGGGAGCAAGGGTTTCCGCATTGAATATGCCGGTTACCCTTGCCAGTTTTGCGTAGGCAGCTATGCTTTTTACTTGAGCTTGTGGCCGCATTCACCGCAGAACACATCGTCTGCCGACACATGCGCGTGGCAGTTGGGGCAGCTTGGTGAAACAGCAGCCTGACGGGCTTTTTCCTCGGCTTCGGCCTGAGCTTTGAGGCGTGCGGCTTCTCGTTCAGCTATCTCGCGCTCGGCTTGCAGCCGGACTTGCTCTTGCTGGCGGGCCTCGGCTTCAGCCTGTTCGCGCAAGCGCTGCGCTGCGGCCTGAGCCTCTGCCCGCTCGCGGGCGGCCTGTTCGGCAGCCAGTGCCTGTTCACGGGCAGCGCGCTCTGCGGCTTCAGCTTGTTCTCGCAGGTGGGCCTGCTCGGCGGCTGCCTGGGCTTGTACCTGCTGCTCTGCGGCACGTTGTGCTGCGGCTTGTTCTTCTGCACGGGCTCGTGCTACTGCTTCAGCTTCTGCAGCGGCGCGCAAGCGGGCGGCTTCTGCTTCTGCGGCGACGCGGGCACGTTCGGCGGCCATGGCTTGCTCGCGCGCCATCGATTCGCCTTGAGCGGCATCCATGGGGGCGGCTGGTGAGGCACCCGCGTTGCTTGCAGCGATTCCTGCTGCAGCTGCCGCAGCGGCGCCATAAACCGTGGGCTGATGGGCTTCAGCGCTGTTGTAGGAAGCCGGTTCAGCTGCCGATGAGGCAACAGGTGGAGGGGCTGCGGAATCATCGACTGTCCTCTTGGCAGACAGGTCCTGGGCCGCCTGGCGGGCACGCTCCTTGGCCTCGGTGGCTTTCTTGCGTACATCGCCCATGAAATCGTCGAGCACATCTTCAGCCTCGGAGTGGTCGAGGTTGCCGCGCGCCTGTAGGTAGATGAGGTTCATGCCCATGATGCCCACCTGGGTCACCAGTGCACCCACCACGCAATACAGCACGCCCAGGCCTGCCATCAGGCCCCAGGTGTTGCCGCCGGCGTACAACATGCCCAGCGGGCTGACGCCGCGTCCACCCATGCCTGAGGCGGCCATCGCCATCATGGCGTTGGAGTCTCCCATGATGGAGGCTCCGAGGGCGGTCAGCGAAAAGCTGGCCGGCACCAATCCCGCAAACAGCATCACGCCGATCAGCGACAGGATGATGTAGAGCACCACCTCCATGAGGACCACCTCGATGAGGCGCTTGCGGGCGATGGCAATCACATTGCCCATCGCTGCCTTGACGGGCATGCCGCTCCACAGCGCGGGCGCCATCAGCGGGCCGATGACCCAGATCAGGGCCACCAGTGCAGCAGCAAACACCAGCACCAGAACGGGGTGGGCGATGAAGGCAATGAGGCCGCCGATGAAGGGAATCTTGCCGATGAAGTAGATGACTGAGGCCAGCAGCATGTAGACGATGAATGCCGCCATCATGGCTAGACCAATGAGCAGAAACTTGGGCAGGCACAGCAGGCCAGCCGATGCCGCCGCCGCAAAGGAGCGCACGGGCTGCTCCTTGGCCTTGTCCATGAGCATGATGCCGACGCCGGAAAAACCGCCCATGAGTACGACAAATGCCAGCAGCATCATGACCAGGGCCAGAATGCCTGCCACATTGAGCGCCAGCCATTGGCCGAGAGTGATGACCACGCCCGTGAGCAGCAAGGTCAGAAAAGCCAGCAGCAGCGGCCGCCATTGCGTCAGGCCTTCGGCGGCGCGGGCCAGCGTGCCGAAGCGGATATCTCCCAGTGATTGAACTTCTTTCATGTACCGTCCTGTTCTAGGGTGGTTGATGTTTTTCGAGTCGGGGCGGTGCGAGTCCCGCCTGGCGCGCAGGCTGCCCGAAGGATCCTGGTTCAGAGCTTGCCGCGAATCTCTCCCGCTTCGATGGTGTAGCGCTCGATGCCCACGGGCAGGCCGCTGTCCACTTTCTTGCGCACGTTCACGGGCTTGCCGTTCTTGGTCTGCGTGGTGCCGGAGCTGGTGTTGACGCGGCCCGCGCTCACATCGGCGTCGGCTTGCTCTACCAGAATGGTCGAGGAGCCGCGATTGTCGGCCAGTTCGTTGGCAAGGTCCTTCAAGGAGTCCATGGCACGGGTGTACTCACCGCGACCCTTGGCTGCCAGCGGCATGTCCACGCTGAGAGAGGAGAAGGCCTGCAACTGGCTGGTCACACCGCTTTGTCCATCGGTGATGGGTACGGGCCGGGTGCGCAGAGGCCCTGCCACGGAGCGCTGACGCACGGGCAGCTTCTGCATGGCTTGAACAGCTTGCTTCTGCAGCTCGGCAGCATGGGCTGTTTCCTGATCCAGCGCGGCTTGCAGGCGGGCAAAGCGTTCGTTCTGGCTGCCGGCGGCCGACCCGGCTGGCGTTCTGGCTCCACCCGTGGTGACAGGGCCGCCGCAGCGTGGATCGGGCGAGCTGGTTACGCGCGAGAGCATGCAGCTGAAGGAGGTGGAGGCTTCTTCCATCGTGGCGCAGCCGCTGATCAGGGCTGCGGCGCAGCTTGCCGCGGTCAGCTGTGCCCAGCGGGCGATTCTGTGGGTTTTCATGGCTTTTCTCATTCAGATCAGTCCAGCAGGTCGTCCAGCGTGGGAGAGCCGCTGCGCACGGCGGGGCGTGATTGGGGCTTGGCGGGTCTTGCCGGAGCGGGGTTGGGTGCAACTGCCGTGTCGGGCGAGGGGCCGGCAGGGCTGACGATCACTTCGGGAATGGCCGGGGTTGGCGCCGGTGAGCTGATCGTGGGCTGTGCTGCGGGAGGCGCAGCGACATCCACATTGTCCGCAGGCGGGTCGATGGTGACCACGGATGGGTCGTTGGCAGGAAGCGGCGCATTTCCTGCGCCCTGAGGACCCACGAGGGCATCGGCCTTGGCCTTGTCCTCTGCGGAGATAGCGTTCTTGTCGACGGGCGCGGCAGAAGAAGAGGGCGTCTGGCTTGCGCTGCCGCCCATGCCGGGGAAGGCCCCCATATTCCTGGCCAGCAGCACGCCTGCGCCAATGGCGATCAATATCAGCACCAGAACCAGCCACTTGATCCAGGACTGGTTGTGCCTGGCGGGCTCCTGCGGCATTGCTGGTGCGTTGTGAGTGGCGCGAATATCGCGCAGGAATGGCGGCGGAGGTGGCGGGTAGCCGGCGTGGTCGGAGGGCAATGCGGGCGCCGGGCGCAGAGGCTCCGCCGTCATGGGTTCTATGCGTGGCGGCTCGGTGCTGCTTGTGCTGGTCAATGATGCCGGCATCTTCGGTACCGGTTGAGACGCAGCCGTCGCAGCGGCCCCCAATCCAGCAATGGCTGGTGCCGAATCTGCCAGCGCCGAATCTGAAAGCGCAGCCGGGGTGCTTGAAGGCGCATTTGAGGTAGAAGCCTCAGCGGATGCGGCTGATGGGGCGTTGGCGTTCGCTGGAAAGGAATTGCCGCACCTGGGGCAGAACTTGGCCAGGGGCTTGCAGACGGCCTGGCACAAGGGACAGTTTTTTTCGGCAGCAGTCGTTACTGTGGCGGCTGCGGCACTCAGATCAGAAGTGGTGGTGGGCGGTGTTTGTCGGGTGCCACAGCGATTACAGAATTTGGCATTCGCAGCCAGTGCGTTGCCGCATTGAGAACAGTTCATTGTCTGCAATAGTTAAATGATGTTGCGGGCGATGAGCGGGCCTCAACGAAAGAACCGTCCCATTCTGAGCTGCATCTTAATGGTGCATTGCCGGACGGTGGAGATTGCCGCCGCATCAGATTGTCAGCAAATGGCCGCACAGCAGACTCATCGGCAAGGGGAACACTGCGCATGAGTGCCGTTTTGCGCGGATATCGTGGCCGTGGGCTGACCGTCATATCCACAAGGCGATGATTTTTCTGGAGATTTGAGAGTTTTTCCCTGGACCATGGTCAGGCCGAACGGGGCCTCATCGGTCCTGTATTTTTCAGAAGGAAACAACAAAGAGTATGGGCGAAAGCAATTCATATTCATCTTCGGCTGTTTCACTTTGAAACTGCAGCCTGGGTGATTATTGGGCCTGCCGTTGCAGTGTCAGCACTTCGATATGTGGCGAGATGCCCAGCCTCACGGCAAAACCGGCCCACAGGCCTGCGCCCGAGCTGACGATAAGGCGCATCTTGTCCACCTCATAACTGCCACGCACAAAGCCGTTGTTCACCGGCGCCACCAGCAACCTGTCCATGCCACGGATCAGGCCTCCGTGGGTGTGACCTGAGATTTGCAGATCAACGCCGTAATCTGCGTTGTCCCGCGCGAACTTGGGCTGATGGGCCAGCAGCACATGAAAGTCGGCCTTGGCCACCGTGGCCTGTTTGGCGACGGCCGCCACATCGGGGGCGATGCCTTCGGGTACGCCCGGTTTGCGGTTATAGGGAGAGGTGCGGCCATAGACGGGATCACCGATGCCGGACAGGGCCAGCTTCGCTCCGTCCACCTCGATCAGCTGCATGCGGTTTTCCAGCAGATTCAAACCCAGCCGCTGAAACTCGGCCATCCAGCTGTCGTAGCCGCTGTAATACTCGTGATTGCCCGGTGCAACCCAGACGCCATAACGC
This window encodes:
- a CDS encoding WG repeat-containing protein, coding for MNTSQVMQKDIRGQAAPIELGRPVAHAVRQLLVGLAAGSLLYVAAGSVQAQEEMGQSCLRPVQGTVSAMEEVCAFSEGLAAFKLNGLWGYMDREGRVQIAPQFKQAKAFSQGLAPVLEVKARKSEDCGCEQDDDGRWGFIDAQGQWAIAPQFHDAAPFSQGLAVVSWPVKGGIDMGFIDSQGRPAMSARFYRAKSFVGDRALVEPSEGAQAFVTQGGQLLALPKPPAGLPSDTRVHITQGRAQPQRWLADLEVPARSISKQGKVLPLTRQQRFEDPVSPEAAVISVFQDQWRKGLMHESGRWLQPPEFSRLGDFENGVGIGVREAKAKAVVQSARPGGTGHAQAITRPAPPSVGGGAGEYFLVSAAGQLLTPAYAEIRRERGFFVAKSGAGSEVLLLGARGERLSTLNCQKDSYYPARALTTGAGGWSVVNTCDGQHWVQSPQGRSWSGTGQVESLRTTADMALLRFKDDAQLFNRQGKALLSASMRSQLKGLERVWLTADEQNTAAKATRPLAVFATYVRGKDGSSEHAHYALTATERWVQLPAARSVEWYTPRDSQEHAPPVVLRTDEGMGVIDAQGRWLVKPERNRSLFSMAGGWVGQRGKASQPDLLWNARGQQVEVSPGMRAHAVAMGLSWLELEGRWQLLDAQQARLLPLDGLDGAQLLQVAGGQVIMSKPAPGGEEDEEGVQGRGLRALYSPTGQRLSPWLRLDYLQPILDDKKVLHGWVGSRSDEAAGSYSMLLSAQGKPLTRWLSLKMRPAESEALVLFGNGDGQGVMTPQGKVLLPALNGQVSMAKHHWISASEGKWKGLLDDQGRWLAVVADSRGFDALANHNVARLGSAYEGDGALDLNGRHTRLVQVPELALDATALPPKKWQVAPSPLPAAEQLAVDDGLPLNWFVQGFGKNASVRDMQGVPRLQAAADKSSLQVLPGSVARRVEVQGGDDENDSRRTELLDAKARRIAIFDDASLWANGESRLSLQSLQQLPAEHPLARPLLRRQKAGEQGHNQAAAGSEPAQELQLSLVDERDGRILGGRFDALGQLREGRAPVSHMGNLGVTDAQGELVVQSAWRCGTTAVLLDKAGEIRWPPELSGKAGQACAKP
- the xseA gene encoding exodeoxyribonuclease VII large subunit; translated protein: MFETSKPMTAPHVWDVGALCHAIGDALQARFNPVAVRGELSGFSRAASGHCYFNLKDASGQIRCAMFRRAAEHVGFSPRDGELVEVRGRLGIYEQRGDLQLVVETMQRAGQGALFEQFLRLKAQLEAEGLFDAGRKRSLPPLPRGIGVVTSLGAAALHDVITALRRRVPHIPVVIVPALVQGAQAPQSLVQALSKMYRLAQAGQALDGDLAQKAGQPLIDTILLVRGGGSLEDLWAFNDEQLARTIVQSPVPLVSGVGHETDFTIADFCADLRAPTPTAAAELVAQPREVWLGALGLMQDRLDNAVQRMLDRQAQRLDLAGQRLGRPSQQLAREQLQLSRHAQRLRHAMLIKLQHKAQNQQALEANLPQILQRSLERQKQQLERMDLRLQLLDPRLVLQRGYALLTDDGGKPVTQVAQAPAGSALKAQLSDGSLDLVVTPPRLL
- a CDS encoding class III extradiol ring-cleavage dioxygenase family protein; its protein translation is MPSKRFDDWLTGTMQAEPQKRNQRLCNWDLVPAARIADLRKEHLLPLMVVVGSAEKERASRVFYEEVFMDSASVSSWRLG
- a CDS encoding zinc-ribbon domain-containing protein codes for the protein MKEVQSLGDIRFGTLARAAEGLTQWRPLLLAFLTLLLTGVVITLGQWLALNVAGILALVMMLLAFVVLMGGFSGVGIMLMDKAKEQPVRSFAAAASAGLLCLPKFLLIGLAMMAAFIVYMLLASVIYFIGKIPFIGGLIAFIAHPVLVLVFAAALVALIWVIGPLMAPALWSGMPVKAAMGNVIAIARKRLIEVVLMEVVLYIILSLIGVMLFAGLVPASFSLTALGASIMGDSNAMMAMAASGMGGRGVSPLGMLYAGGNTWGLMAGLGVLYCVVGALVTQVGIMGMNLIYLQARGNLDHSEAEDVLDDFMGDVRKKATEAKERARQAAQDLSAKRTVDDSAAPPPVASSAAEPASYNSAEAHQPTVYGAAAAAAAGIAASNAGASPAAPMDAAQGESMAREQAMAAERARVAAEAEAARLRAAAEAEAVARARAEEQAAAQRAAEQQVQAQAAAEQAHLREQAEAAERAAREQALAAEQAARERAEAQAAAQRLREQAEAEARQQEQVRLQAEREIAEREAARLKAQAEAEEKARQAAVSPSCPNCHAHVSADDVFCGECGHKLK
- a CDS encoding superoxide dismutase, whose amino-acid sequence is MERTLPPLPYAIDALAPAYSQETLEYHHGKHHNAYVVKLNELQVGTEFENMELEEVIKKSSGGIYNQAAQIWNHTFFWNCMTPNGGAEPTGALADAINKKWGSYAEFKKAFVASAVGNFGSGWTWLVKKADGSVDIVNMGAAGTPLTTGDKALLTVDVWEHAYYIDYRNARPKFVETFFDKLVNWKFAEANFA
- a CDS encoding SMI1/KNR4 family protein encodes the protein MTSEQYLQHLQAVYAEYHLPFERKRSATEADLAELTMALGPLDPALAALWRMTEGSNGEQPMFQRPGFVDALEFLTPRQALAQARSMAKRAQRMWDLAGPASTDKRLTGHWWHAGWLPFASFYGDIVLLVDRHPGAEGTAGQVIAYVHDPDEIQWIAPSFEAYLQAAADSIDQDREEFLLGLLDQD